In Fusarium fujikuroi IMI 58289 draft genome, chromosome FFUJ_chr02, the genomic stretch AAGGTCAGAATTCGATGAGTGGCTCGGGGGCTGTATGATATGTATGAAAAGGCATCGATGGGCGTTGGTTCCAGGACGACATCATGAAGTTCAGTCAGATGGGAGTccaaagaccaagagccaCATCAAGAAATATTGGGGCTTGCACAGGATCTCGGATCAAAGACCTGTCCAGCAACTAGAGAAGTCTGTATAATATTTGTTGGAAGGGTTCACATCACGACGGCCAATCCATTTTTTTCGCTATTGTAATTGTATTGAAGCGCTACAATACCTTGTCTAACTAAGTTTAAGCCATCTATTGAAGTTGAAACGCTGAAAAAACATCATGTGCCCCTTCTAACAACGCCTGTATCCAGCATTTGTCATCCATGAGGCCGTAAGAGAAAATGATACAATTAATGAGTGACAGCAAAGAAAATGTTCAGAACAAGACACACGGTCATGACGACGGATCCGTACATCGCCAGTGCGAGGGCGAGTCTACGTAGATGGTGATGTTCGATGTGCTCGAGATCCCATCGCCACTTGCGTCTCCAACGCCACGAGTTTCGGTTGCTGCGGGTGCTGGCATTGCTAGCGATGCTCACACCACTGCGAACACTAGTTGTGCTCTGAGCCAGTGCAGCGGACTCCTCAACATCTGAGGTAGATGTGTCTTCATCCatatcatcgtcttccttgGCCAGTCGTTGGTGGTGTATGCTATCTGGGTTACTgatcttatagtaaaaaagaCCAGGGAGAATAAAGCTAATAGAAGTTGACCCAGTGCTGCCAACGAAGGCTAGGACACGATCAAGACTAGTGACTGAGAGAGCAGTCATGTAGGCGAAGGTGAGAATGAAAGTAGTGATCACAGCAAACCGAAGGTCAGACATCGGGGCAGTGCTTCCATGATCGCCTGCCGGGGATGCTGGGAGTAATGGTGCTGCGGTTCGTCCGTTGTTCGACGAGTTGCGGTTCGGTCGCCACTTCAATACAGCATCTAGTGAAGCTCGGCATGGGTGAACCTGCAAAGGAACAGAGAAAGTGACTAGTACAACAATAGCAGCTTTTCCGATTGTTGAAGCAGCTCCAGTAGGATCTGCCTTGGTGAGCTTATGTAAGTATGGGGAGGGGTTGAAACTTACACATTGAGACTATGTTTCCCACAACAGCATTGCCAAATGTGAGGTAACCGGTAATAGCCACGACAATATAAATTGACGCAGCAGAGCCAATGCTTGTGCCAACAACTCCAATAATGCTTGATGGTGAGTTATCCTTCAGCTCGTTGAGAATGGAGAACATCTAACTGTGTTAGCTGGATCATGAACTTGCAGAAATTTGACATACGTTCTGATGGCAAGTATATGCAAACACAACGACTGGTAGAGCGCTCAACGTCTCGATGGCTCCGCCCCACTGGATCACTCTGATACTACCAGGGTCGGCGTGCTTGTCGGATGCAAAGTGATAGATCACCAAGACAATTAGATATCCGATGGAGACAAGCGCAACAATGCTAGTGTACTTCAGTGAGTCCAGCCTCCTCAAAAAGCTCAGAGGAATGATAATAAGCATAAACGCGGTGATCCAAAAGTTTCGGTCGACCAGATACGGAGCGCTATTAGCGTTGCTAAGGAAGCCCAATACCACACCAGGCATAAGGTCTCCAATGATAATCATGTAAGACACGCCAACTCCGAAGCACTTGATCGCAATCGCAGCATCGAATATAACGGCGGCGTTGGGATAGGTGATTTGCGATAGggcgaagaaagaagaggttcCTCGGTCGAGATATCGAGCGCATCGAGATTGTAGGTAAAGACCGAAAGCGGCAGTCAATCCAGACCACAGTATCAGCACCACTCCCAACATGATACCCATATGTGACATAACTGAGGGCATGGCAAGGGTGCCAGCTCCAACAACTGCGCATCCTCTGTCAGTAGGCGcccaaagagaaagaggatGTCCATCGTACTTGTATTTAGCAGGTTTACGACACTGCTGATCGTAGTGGCTTGGCCTCCATGGCCGCCATCCTTATGACCGCGACGTCGAGGTCTGAGAAAGCATTCGTCAGTGATGATGTTTCCTTAACCGATGTCGGCAGGCGAAGTCTCCTCACCTTGACATGTCGCCGGCACTTCTAAATAAAGAAGCGTTTCCATCAGATATTGTAGAGTAGTTCGTCATTACACGGCGATAAGGCGTATAGAGTCGTCAAGGATTCGGCGCGATCGCGAGGGGTGAAGCTGGCTGTATTCGGGTTGTGCGCCTGTCTGCTGTAATGTAGAGTTGGAGGTGTTGGAGGTATGTATATTCGTTATCGATGCGTTCCTCGGATTAGGATCCGATTGAGGTGCTGACTAGGCACGAGGCGGAAAGGCTGGTAAGCCAGCAGCCCTAGACCTTATTGCGTCAACCCGCTGGCTGATACTGCACCGTCCGCGGCACAAGGCCCCTGGCGAACAAACAGTTCAACACTACCGTCCGACCACAACAGACCAAAACGGTAAGTCACGAGCAAAGTGCCAACGAGGTTGTTGTGGATGATTGAGATgcaggaggaagaagaagcgatcAGGAGACACGAATTCCTGTCCTGCCACGATCCAGGTTGAAATAAACGGAGTGTTATGCCGAACCCACGCGTCCAATGAGCATGCGCCAAGATCATGATTTGGCGAATCATCGGGCGTTCTGACAAGCCATGATCCTAATCTGGGGAATAGCTTCAGGGCTTTCCAGGGGCATGAGACGAAGAGCATAACTCATACATACTTCTACAACGTCCTCATGATAAAGAGTAGTGGCTTATCATTCAACAAGTTTGCATATCTTGTATTAATAGATTGACTATAAAATCTCTACAGTGTAATTTTCCATTCTTCTTTATTGTCTGAGCAAAATATGTGACAACAAAGACCATGATTCACTCTGCAGGTCTCACAAGATAATGGATCAATCCCATGACCCGCCACACTCCACCTCGGCTCCGTCATCTTCTGGCGTACTGTACGTTACCTTATCACGCTTGTCCCAGGCGCTCGCTGTCACGATGGCCACCAATATGGACGAAACAACTCTTTCTACGCTCGATCTATTGGAATCACGGCTTCTCCGAATCGAGCATCTCCTCTATGGCCAGAACCAATCACCTGCGCTGGCCCAAGACCAATCGGCGGCTAGCcagctcaacaagctcgaGCGACGTTTCTCGATGCTCCTGTCCGATATCCGCGTTTACCACGAGCTCATGAGGATATGTATGTATCAGGCATATTTATCTTGAAGTTTCAATCCATACTGAACCCCTGTTAGACAGAGCTCACCCCGATTTCTTTCATTCGTCCGACCCATCAGAGCCACCATCGCAGCTGGACATCGATGCACTCCAATCCATTGTTCTAGCCTCAGCGTCCGCCTTTCCTGCGACTCTCTCGTCCCTTACCGCGATCAAAGACAGTCCGATTCCGGATCCTGCGGATAGCGCAGCGCTTGTGGCATTGCAGGATAGAATGAAAGCAATCGAAGCAACCCAAATCGCACAAGCTACTGAGATGGCCGACCTTCGACAAAGGAGCGAGATCGCAGTTCGTTCCTGGTACGAAACCGGTATCCTTAGTAACTCAAAAGCGATGGCCAGCCTCGAATCTCGAGTGAAGGATGTTGAGCGCCAGGTGAGGAGGGCAGAGCGAGAGTtggaggctgaagaagagctatGAAAACAGGTTCAAAGATACCCTTGAAATTAAGGAATTGGTTGATTTAGATGTTGGGTGGTTCTGGGCAAGTAAAACTATATACAGCGCATACCTATAACCTGCCCCAGTGACCCAATACATCCACTCAATAGTGCATTGGAGTTCAATATTGGTAAATCAAAGATTAGCTATTTGTTTTTGTTGACCTCTTTTTCAAAGCTAGTCTGTCACGGAGCTGTGGGGGACATGGTTACAAGAGAGGCCGAACTATATCAACTCATTATTTGCAC encodes the following:
- a CDS encoding probable RO-10 protein, required for nuclear distribution, with translation MATNMDETTLSTLDLLESRLLRIEHLLYGQNQSPALAQDQSAASQLNKLERRFSMLLSDIRVYHELMRIYRAHPDFFHSSDPSEPPSQLDIDALQSIVLASASAFPATLSSLTAIKDSPIPDPADSAALVALQDRMKAIEATQIAQATEMADLRQRSEIAVRSWYETGILSNSKAMASLESRVKDVERQVRRAERELEAEEEL
- a CDS encoding probable AVT6-involved in amino acid efflux from the vacuole gives rise to the protein MSRPRRRGHKDGGHGGQATTISSVVNLLNTIVGAGTLAMPSVMSHMGIMLGVVLILWSGLTAAFGLYLQSRCARYLDRGTSSFFALSQITYPNAAVIFDAAIAIKCFGVGVSYMIIIGDLMPGVVLGFLSNANSAPYLVDRNFWITAFMLIIIPLSFLRRLDSLKYTSIVALVSIGYLIVLVIYHFASDKHADPGSIRVIQWGGAIETLSALPVVVFAYTCHQNMFSILNELKDNSPSSIIGVVGTSIGSAASIYIVVAITGYLTFGNAVVGNIVSMYPTGAASTIGKAAIVVLVTFSVPLQVHPCRASLDAVLKWRPNRNSSNNGRTAAPLLPASPAGDHGSTAPMSDLRFAVITTFILTFAYMTALSVTSLDRVLAFVGSTGSTSISFILPGLFYYKISNPDSIHHQRLAKEDDDMDEDTSTSDVEESAALAQSTTSVRSGVSIASNASTRSNRNSWRWRRKWRWDLEHIEHHHLRRLALALAMYGSVVMTVCLVLNIFFAVTH